One window of the Pseudomonas knackmussii B13 genome contains the following:
- a CDS encoding glycerophosphodiester phosphodiesterase, which produces MRQGASNTFRVIGFLLATCLIQSSQAGQSPGRVLSEAAGIPWPAVIAHRGASYDAPEETAAAFRLARDVGADYLEADLQRTRDGVLVAFHDTTLERTTNVRELYPDRAREPLSSFTLAELKRLDAGSWFNKTYPQRARPAFSGLPILTLDELIDIAEGGVNRPGLYLETKRPELFPGIETDLQRVLERRGWLDPRPHAPSGAVDVASGRGRVVLQTFSRGSLELLQQSMPDVPKILLLSFGDGYMAMRSAVSFEASGETDEAAFYARQEVKSEAEFAAWTDWAKAHGALGTGPSVLSREPDPQSYMDLVKPWMNRMTHDRGLFIHAYTVNSAKDFESLAKRGVDGFFTNRADLLLSLYNRPSPVGIDALLRRNGY; this is translated from the coding sequence ATGCGCCAAGGAGCATCCAACACCTTCCGTGTCATTGGCTTTCTGCTGGCGACCTGTCTCATCCAGTCCAGCCAGGCCGGCCAGTCCCCCGGACGGGTATTGAGCGAGGCGGCCGGAATACCCTGGCCAGCAGTCATCGCCCATCGTGGTGCCTCGTACGACGCGCCGGAAGAAACCGCTGCGGCCTTCCGGCTGGCCCGCGATGTCGGCGCGGATTATTTGGAGGCGGACCTCCAGCGTACGCGGGACGGTGTGCTGGTAGCCTTCCACGACACCACCCTGGAACGCACCACCAATGTCCGTGAACTCTATCCTGATCGTGCCCGCGAGCCGTTGAGTTCCTTCACCCTGGCAGAGCTCAAGCGCCTGGACGCCGGCTCATGGTTCAACAAGACCTATCCCCAGCGCGCCCGCCCGGCCTTCTCCGGGCTGCCGATCCTTACCCTCGACGAGCTGATCGATATCGCCGAAGGCGGCGTGAACCGGCCGGGACTGTATCTTGAGACGAAGCGCCCGGAGTTGTTCCCCGGCATCGAGACGGACTTGCAGCGGGTGCTCGAGCGGCGCGGCTGGCTCGATCCGCGTCCGCACGCGCCGTCCGGCGCCGTCGATGTGGCTAGTGGCCGAGGCCGCGTGGTGCTGCAGACCTTCTCCCGCGGCAGCCTGGAGCTGTTGCAACAAAGCATGCCAGACGTGCCGAAGATCCTTCTGCTGTCGTTCGGCGATGGCTACATGGCGATGCGTTCTGCAGTGAGCTTCGAAGCGTCCGGCGAAACCGACGAGGCTGCGTTCTACGCGCGCCAGGAGGTCAAGTCCGAGGCGGAGTTCGCCGCCTGGACTGACTGGGCCAAGGCCCACGGCGCGCTGGGCACCGGCCCCTCGGTACTCAGCCGGGAACCCGATCCGCAGAGCTACATGGACCTGGTCAAGCCGTGGATGAACCGCATGACCCATGACCGTGGGCTGTTCATCCATGCCTATACGGTTAACTCCGCCAAGGACTTCGAGTCGCTGGCCAAGCGTGGCGTTGACGGCTTCTTCACCAACCGCGCCGACCTGCTTCTGAGCCTCTACAATCGGCCATCGCCAGTGGGCATTGACGCGCTTCTGCGGCGAAACGGCTACTGA
- a CDS encoding DHA2 family efflux MFS transporter permease subunit, protein MNTDFRPPNLALTTLGLALAIFMQVLDSTIANVALPTIAGNLAASTNQGTWVITSFAVSQAISLPLTGFLSKRFGEVPLFIGCTLLFILASFLCGIAQDMPMLILFRTLQGAVAGPMYPITQSLLIGIYPAHKRGTALALLAMVAVVAPIAGPILGGWITDNYSWPWIFLINLPIGAFAAFVVARQMRGRPLLRQKTRVDYVGLLTLIVGVGTLQVLLDKGNDEDWFSSPFIIGCAVVASISLAVFLIWELTEKEPVVDLRLFRHHNFRYGTLALVLSFSAYFAINLLLPQWLQRNLGYTATWAGLAAAPLGIVPLLLSMPVGRYAARFDLRLVASLSFVVMGTTCFLRSNFTVDIDFHHVALMQLLMGFGVALFFMPTTVILLSDLEPHEIAAGSGLSTFLRTLSGSFSASLTTFLWERRAVLHHAQLGESITVYDTASRSSLEQLGQGNLQLGASLLDRMITQQAYQIGFNELFHVLGWIFLILMSVIWLTRPPFAGKGAAVTADH, encoded by the coding sequence ATGAACACCGATTTCCGCCCGCCCAATCTGGCCCTGACCACGCTCGGCCTGGCGCTCGCCATCTTCATGCAGGTGCTCGACAGCACCATTGCCAACGTCGCCCTGCCGACCATCGCCGGCAACCTCGCGGCCAGCACCAACCAGGGCACCTGGGTAATCACCTCGTTCGCCGTGAGCCAGGCGATTTCGCTGCCGCTGACCGGCTTCCTGTCCAAGCGCTTCGGCGAGGTGCCGCTGTTCATCGGTTGCACGCTGCTGTTCATCCTCGCTTCCTTCCTATGCGGCATCGCCCAGGACATGCCGATGCTGATCCTGTTCCGCACCCTGCAGGGCGCGGTCGCCGGGCCCATGTACCCGATCACCCAGAGCCTGCTGATCGGCATCTACCCGGCGCACAAGCGCGGCACGGCGCTGGCCCTGCTGGCGATGGTGGCCGTGGTGGCGCCGATCGCCGGGCCAATCCTGGGCGGCTGGATCACCGACAACTATTCCTGGCCCTGGATCTTCCTCATCAACCTGCCGATCGGTGCCTTTGCCGCGTTCGTTGTCGCTCGGCAGATGCGTGGCCGCCCGCTGCTCCGGCAGAAGACGCGAGTCGACTACGTTGGCCTGCTCACCCTGATCGTCGGCGTCGGCACGCTGCAGGTGCTGCTCGACAAGGGCAACGACGAGGACTGGTTCAGCTCGCCCTTCATCATCGGCTGCGCCGTGGTCGCGTCAATCAGCCTGGCGGTGTTCCTGATCTGGGAGCTGACCGAGAAGGAGCCGGTGGTCGACCTGCGGCTGTTCCGTCACCACAACTTCCGCTACGGCACCCTCGCCCTGGTGCTGTCGTTCTCGGCCTACTTCGCGATCAACCTGCTGCTGCCGCAGTGGCTGCAGCGCAACCTTGGCTACACGGCGACCTGGGCGGGCCTGGCGGCGGCGCCGCTGGGCATCGTGCCGCTGTTGCTGAGCATGCCAGTCGGGCGTTACGCCGCGCGTTTCGACCTGCGCCTGGTCGCATCGCTGTCCTTCGTGGTGATGGGGACCACCTGCTTCCTGCGCTCGAATTTCACCGTCGACATCGACTTCCACCACGTGGCGTTGATGCAGTTGCTGATGGGCTTCGGCGTGGCGCTGTTCTTCATGCCGACCACGGTGATCCTGCTGTCGGACCTGGAGCCCCACGAGATCGCCGCCGGCTCCGGCCTGTCGACCTTCCTGCGCACGCTCAGCGGCAGCTTCTCCGCCTCGCTCACCACCTTCCTCTGGGAGCGCCGCGCCGTGCTGCACCACGCCCAGCTCGGCGAGAGCATCACCGTCTATGACACGGCCAGCCGCAGCAGCCTGGAACAGCTCGGCCAGGGCAACCTGCAACTGGGCGCCAGCCTGCTGGACCGGATGATCACCCAGCAGGCGTACCAGATCGGCTTCAACGAGTTATTCCATGTGCTGGGCTGGATCTTCCTGATCCTCATGAGCGTGATCTGGCTGACCCGCCCGCCGTTCGCCGGCAAGGGCGCGGCTGTCACAGCCGATCACTGA
- a CDS encoding MarR family winged helix-turn-helix transcriptional regulator, translating into MPDSSPDLLFALTNSLQPARRAWQMLASRALGASGLSLAVATPVLLVSRMGDGVLQNVLAERIGVHPAALVRTLDQAEAAGLLERRMVPGNRRLRAIHLLDEGRRLAQRMEKELTALRAEVFGGIPGADVETAIRVLQLMEERAREFTAQWPGGGD; encoded by the coding sequence ATGCCAGACTCTTCACCTGATCTCCTGTTCGCCCTGACCAACTCGCTGCAACCGGCACGCCGCGCCTGGCAGATGCTCGCCAGCCGTGCGCTGGGCGCAAGCGGCCTGTCGCTGGCGGTGGCTACGCCGGTGCTGCTGGTCTCGCGGATGGGCGACGGGGTGCTGCAGAACGTCCTCGCCGAGCGCATCGGCGTGCACCCGGCGGCGCTGGTCCGCACCCTCGACCAGGCCGAGGCCGCCGGACTGCTTGAGCGGCGCATGGTGCCAGGCAACCGCCGGCTGCGGGCGATCCACCTGCTGGACGAGGGGCGCCGCCTGGCGCAGCGGATGGAGAAGGAACTGACGGCGCTACGCGCCGAGGTGTTCGGCGGCATTCCCGGCGCCGATGTCGAGACGGCTATCCGGGTGCTGCAACTGATGGAAGAGCGCGCCCGCGAATTCACCGCGCAATGGCCGGGCGGCGGCGACTGA
- the arcD gene encoding arginine-ornithine antiporter produces MVDTAKLDPSNPSQTTPAAQTGAASDKLKLGALTALVIGSMVGGGIFSLPQNVAASASAGATLIGWLITGVGMLMLAFVFQTLANRKPKLDGGVYAYAKAGFGDYMGFSSAWGYWISAWIGNVSYMVLLFSTLGFFFPVFGEGNTLESILCASALLWVLHFLVLRGIKEAAFVNVITTIAKMVPLAVFIAIAAVSFKMGVFTSDFWGAGNTELGGVMEQVRKMMLVTVWVFIGIEGASIFSARAEKRSDVGKATVIGFYAVLLLLVLVNVLSQGILHQAELAGLKNPSMAGVLESVVGHWGAVLISVGLTVSLAGALLSWTLLCAEILFASARDHTMPEFLRKENANQVPANALWLSNGLIQLFLIITLFNSSTYLSLLYLATSMILVPYFWSAAYALLLSFRGETYEQDPGARSKDIVISAIAVIYAVWLVYAAGIQYLLLSALLYAPGAILFAKAKRELGQPVFTNVEKIIFAVVLIGAVVAAVGLYKGFLSL; encoded by the coding sequence ATGGTCGACACCGCCAAGCTCGATCCGTCCAATCCCTCCCAGACGACGCCCGCCGCGCAGACGGGCGCGGCCAGCGACAAACTCAAACTGGGTGCACTCACCGCACTGGTGATCGGCTCCATGGTCGGCGGCGGGATCTTCTCGCTGCCGCAGAACGTGGCGGCGAGCGCCAGTGCCGGGGCGACCCTGATCGGCTGGCTGATCACCGGCGTCGGCATGCTCATGCTGGCCTTCGTGTTCCAGACCCTGGCCAACCGCAAGCCCAAGCTCGACGGCGGGGTGTACGCCTACGCCAAGGCCGGGTTCGGCGACTACATGGGCTTCTCCTCGGCCTGGGGCTACTGGATCAGCGCCTGGATCGGCAACGTCAGCTACATGGTGCTGCTGTTCAGCACCCTGGGCTTCTTCTTCCCGGTGTTCGGCGAGGGCAACACCCTGGAGTCGATCCTCTGCGCCTCCGCCCTGCTCTGGGTGCTGCACTTCCTGGTGCTGCGCGGGATCAAGGAAGCCGCCTTCGTCAACGTCATCACCACCATCGCCAAGATGGTGCCGCTGGCGGTGTTCATCGCCATCGCCGCGGTGTCCTTCAAGATGGGCGTGTTCACCAGTGACTTCTGGGGGGCCGGCAACACCGAGCTGGGCGGCGTGATGGAGCAGGTGCGCAAGATGATGCTGGTCACCGTCTGGGTGTTCATCGGCATCGAAGGCGCGAGCATCTTCTCGGCACGCGCCGAGAAACGCAGCGATGTCGGCAAGGCGACCGTGATCGGCTTCTACGCCGTGCTCCTGCTGCTGGTGCTGGTCAACGTGCTGTCCCAGGGCATCCTTCACCAGGCCGAACTGGCCGGGCTGAAGAACCCCTCGATGGCGGGCGTACTGGAAAGCGTGGTCGGCCACTGGGGGGCCGTGCTCATCAGTGTCGGTTTGACCGTCTCGCTGGCCGGTGCGCTGCTGTCCTGGACCCTGCTCTGCGCGGAAATCCTCTTCGCCAGCGCGCGCGACCACACCATGCCGGAGTTCCTGCGCAAGGAGAACGCCAACCAGGTGCCGGCCAACGCGCTGTGGCTATCCAACGGGCTGATCCAGCTGTTCCTGATCATCACCCTGTTCAACAGCTCGACCTACCTGAGCCTGCTGTACCTGGCGACCTCGATGATCCTGGTGCCCTACTTCTGGTCCGCCGCCTACGCGCTGCTGCTGAGCTTCCGCGGCGAGACCTACGAGCAGGATCCTGGCGCACGCAGCAAGGACATAGTGATCTCGGCAATCGCCGTGATCTATGCGGTATGGCTGGTGTATGCCGCCGGCATCCAGTACCTGCTGCTTTCCGCGCTGCTCTACGCACCGGGGGCGATCCTCTTCGCCAAGGCCAAGCGTGAACTCGGCCAGCCGGTTTTCACCAATGTCGAGAAGATCATCTTCGCCGTCGTGCTGATCGGCGCAGTGGTCGCCGCTGTCGGTCTATACAAGGGCTTCCTGAGCCTCTGA
- a CDS encoding CHAD domain-containing protein, which yields MSFADAVVISIVSLEVEVVHAFARLREESDNEALHDLRICVRRLRSLLKPLALGEVAAGLEANSAEVGRLTTPIRDLEVMAEELQQRGFAQAAQRRRDAVSVWYRASADHVAVERLVAALDDWPRTFRESIADSASGNLRRRTAQRLRRQFERLDAALNDPDHDRHSIRLLVKRARYAQEAYPQLLPLPFDLAARLKRLQSSLGSWHDHHQWCLKAVSEDDLKPLVCAWREAEQSALVAAEQDITDLAGELTLFLRLLDVEAGPASGAFLAPA from the coding sequence ATGAGCTTTGCCGATGCAGTGGTCATTTCGATCGTCAGCCTTGAGGTAGAGGTCGTGCATGCCTTCGCGCGCCTGCGCGAGGAGTCCGACAACGAGGCGCTGCACGACCTGCGCATTTGCGTTCGGCGCTTGCGCAGCCTGCTCAAGCCCCTGGCGCTCGGCGAGGTGGCCGCTGGCCTGGAGGCGAATTCCGCCGAGGTCGGCCGGCTCACGACCCCGATACGCGACCTTGAAGTGATGGCCGAGGAACTGCAGCAGCGCGGCTTCGCCCAGGCCGCGCAGCGCCGGCGTGATGCGGTGTCGGTCTGGTATCGCGCAAGCGCCGACCATGTTGCGGTCGAGCGCCTGGTGGCCGCTCTCGACGATTGGCCGAGAACCTTCCGCGAAAGCATCGCCGATAGCGCTTCCGGCAATCTGCGGCGGCGCACTGCGCAGCGCCTGCGTCGGCAGTTCGAGCGGCTCGATGCGGCGCTGAACGATCCGGATCACGACCGTCACTCCATCCGCCTGCTGGTCAAACGCGCACGCTATGCCCAGGAGGCCTATCCGCAGTTGCTGCCATTGCCGTTCGACCTGGCGGCGCGGCTGAAGCGCCTGCAGTCGTCCCTGGGCAGTTGGCACGACCATCACCAGTGGTGCCTGAAAGCCGTCAGCGAGGACGACCTGAAGCCGCTGGTGTGCGCCTGGCGCGAAGCCGAGCAAAGCGCTTTGGTCGCGGCCGAGCAGGACATCACCGATCTGGCCGGAGAGCTGACGCTGTTCCTGCGCCTGCTGGACGTCGAGGCCGGGCCTGCGTCAGGGGCGTTCCTCGCACCCGCCTAG
- a CDS encoding LysR family transcriptional regulator: MRRQFDDLQLGSLELFCLAAESGGFSAAALAAGVTPAAVSRAVARLEERLGIRLFVRTTRSIRLTEGGRGYYEQCRQALGQLVEAEREAMGQQLQPSGTLRISMPVSYGHLRILPLLPAFRQRYPQVQVDVHLSNRNIDFVGEGYDAAIRVRALPDSSLVARPLEDARLALVAAPDYLARQGTPQSLEDLQRHECIQFLLPSSGRAISWLFRVDGADQEVFTQGNYSCSDDLYGGVVLAKQGAGLIQTYRYLFERELAEGSLVEVLPQFAGCSRPHSLLYPSGRHVPLRLRAFVDFLMEQRKHWPR, translated from the coding sequence ATGCGCCGTCAGTTCGATGACCTGCAGCTCGGCAGCCTGGAACTCTTCTGCCTGGCCGCCGAATCCGGTGGCTTCAGTGCCGCTGCGCTGGCGGCTGGCGTCACCCCGGCGGCGGTGAGCCGCGCGGTGGCTCGGCTGGAAGAACGCCTGGGCATCCGCCTGTTCGTCCGCACCACGCGCAGCATCCGGCTTACCGAAGGCGGACGCGGCTACTACGAGCAATGCCGCCAGGCCCTGGGCCAATTGGTGGAGGCCGAGCGCGAGGCGATGGGGCAGCAGCTGCAGCCGTCCGGCACCCTGCGCATCAGCATGCCGGTGTCCTACGGCCACCTGCGCATCCTGCCGTTGCTGCCAGCATTCCGGCAGCGCTATCCGCAGGTGCAGGTCGACGTGCACCTGAGCAATCGCAATATCGATTTCGTCGGCGAGGGCTACGACGCAGCCATCCGCGTCCGCGCGCTGCCGGATTCCAGCCTGGTGGCGCGCCCGCTGGAAGACGCCCGCCTGGCCCTGGTAGCCGCGCCGGACTACCTGGCGCGACAAGGCACGCCGCAGTCCCTGGAGGATCTGCAGCGCCACGAGTGCATCCAGTTCCTATTGCCCAGCAGCGGCCGTGCGATTTCCTGGTTGTTCCGCGTCGATGGCGCGGACCAGGAGGTCTTCACCCAGGGCAACTACAGCTGTTCGGACGATCTCTATGGCGGGGTGGTGTTGGCGAAACAGGGCGCCGGGCTGATCCAGACCTACAGGTACTTGTTCGAGCGGGAACTGGCCGAAGGTTCGTTGGTGGAAGTGCTGCCGCAGTTCGCCGGCTGCTCGCGCCCGCACAGCCTGCTGTATCCCTCGGGACGCCACGTGCCGTTGCGCTTGCGCGCCTTCGTCGACTTCCTCATGGAGCAGCGCAAGCACTGGCCACGCTGA
- a CDS encoding sensor domain-containing diguanylate cyclase, with protein sequence MKRDLRLATLFMSLGCASVVLLTAWQIWTIRQESLRHTEINTLNLARALNTHTEGVFKQCELLLLDLGNEVEADGTGPAQLQHLSKLIALQKEALPQVNSIALYDERGDWLLSSQGRVPAGTEGADRDFFSYHREHPGRSIYIGEPIRSRTTGDWVISVSQRLERPDGSFAGVVAVGVSLQYFLGLYRDIEIGKTGAIGLTTSTGRLLVRYPFDEKDIGLDLSGSPLISQALKDAPYATASYSSKRDGTPRIYAFVRSDRYALVTGVAMGRDEALQSWQRQALQTIVVVALLLAILGLLGRRLVRSIRQRIRSERQLRDTQKRLLELNQELEALASQDSLTGLANRRHFDEYLEKELLRSRRDGSALSLLLVDVDYFKAYNDHYGHPAGDRCLQQIADILRGSARRPADLVARYGGEELALVLPETDAEGARHFAEQLLVRLRRAQIPHAGSPFRIVTASFGVATVHADSERPTSLQLIDEADRCLYQAKQDGRNRWVMALAQVSARTQ encoded by the coding sequence TTGAAACGCGATCTTCGTCTGGCGACCCTGTTCATGTCCCTGGGTTGCGCTTCCGTGGTGTTGCTGACCGCATGGCAGATCTGGACGATCCGCCAGGAAAGCCTGCGCCATACGGAAATCAACACGCTCAACCTGGCGCGCGCGCTCAACACGCACACCGAGGGCGTCTTCAAGCAGTGCGAACTCCTCCTGCTCGATCTGGGCAACGAGGTCGAGGCCGACGGTACCGGCCCGGCCCAGTTGCAGCACCTGAGCAAGTTGATAGCGCTGCAGAAGGAGGCGCTACCCCAGGTCAATTCGATCGCCCTTTACGACGAGCGCGGCGACTGGCTGCTGTCGTCGCAGGGGCGAGTTCCCGCCGGCACCGAAGGCGCCGATCGCGACTTCTTCAGCTATCACCGCGAACATCCGGGCCGTAGCATCTATATTGGCGAGCCGATCCGCAGCCGCACCACCGGCGACTGGGTGATCTCGGTCAGCCAGCGCCTGGAGCGCCCGGACGGCAGTTTCGCCGGCGTGGTGGCGGTGGGGGTCAGCCTGCAGTACTTCCTCGGTCTGTACCGCGACATCGAGATCGGCAAGACCGGCGCCATCGGCCTGACCACCAGCACGGGGCGCCTGCTGGTGCGCTATCCGTTCGACGAGAAGGATATCGGCCTCGACCTGTCGGGCTCGCCGCTGATCAGCCAGGCCCTGAAGGATGCGCCATACGCCACCGCCAGCTACAGCTCCAAGCGGGACGGCACGCCGCGTATCTATGCCTTCGTCCGCAGCGACCGCTACGCACTGGTCACCGGCGTGGCCATGGGCCGGGATGAAGCCTTGCAGAGCTGGCAGCGCCAGGCCCTCCAGACGATCGTCGTCGTTGCGCTGCTTCTGGCCATCCTCGGCTTGCTCGGTCGCCGCCTGGTCCGCTCGATTCGCCAGCGCATCCGCAGCGAGCGCCAGTTGCGCGACACGCAGAAGCGCCTGCTGGAGCTGAACCAGGAACTGGAGGCCCTGGCGAGCCAGGACTCGCTGACCGGCCTGGCCAACCGCCGGCACTTCGACGAGTACCTGGAAAAAGAACTGTTGCGCAGCCGTCGCGACGGGAGCGCACTTTCGTTGCTGCTGGTCGATGTCGATTACTTCAAGGCCTACAACGACCACTACGGCCATCCGGCCGGCGACCGCTGCCTGCAGCAGATCGCCGATATCCTGCGCGGCAGTGCGCGGCGCCCGGCGGACCTCGTGGCGCGCTACGGCGGCGAGGAACTGGCGCTGGTGTTGCCGGAGACCGACGCGGAGGGCGCCCGGCATTTTGCCGAGCAATTGCTGGTACGCCTGCGCCGCGCGCAAATACCCCACGCGGGCAGCCCGTTCCGCATCGTCACCGCGAGTTTCGGTGTGGCCACCGTCCACGCCGACAGCGAGCGGCCAACCAGCCTGCAGCTGATCGACGAAGCGGACCGCTGCCTGTACCAGGCCAAGCAGGACGGGCGCAACCGCTGGGTAATGGCACTTGCCCAGGTGTCTGCCAGGACTCAGTGA
- a CDS encoding MFS transporter: protein MSAISTLHGTLRRIPGGVWKLGFVSLLMDVSSEMIHSLLPLFMVSVLGANFVQVGLIEGIAESVTLLIKVFSGAFSDYLGRRKGLAVFGYGLSALAKPLFALAGGLGMVFAARCIDRVGKGIRGAPRDAMLADLTPAELRGAAYGLRQALDTLGAFLGPLLAVALVVLWADDFRSIFWMAAIPAMLAVFLLQVGIEEQGAPAALRANPLARARLRQLPAGFWWVVGTGALFTLARFSEAFLILRVNQFGLPLKLIPLVLVLMNLVYALSAYPFGWLSDRMDHRLLLALGMAALILADLLLGTASHLSIALLGVALWGLHMGMTQGLLASMVAATSPANLRGTAFGLFNLVSGVAMLIASAGAGFAWQLWGAATAFYIAAGFSAAGLLALLLSTLRVSPR from the coding sequence ATGTCTGCCATTTCGACGCTGCATGGCACCTTGCGGCGAATTCCGGGAGGTGTCTGGAAACTGGGCTTCGTCAGCCTGCTGATGGACGTCTCCTCGGAGATGATCCATAGCCTGCTGCCGCTGTTCATGGTCAGCGTATTGGGCGCCAACTTCGTCCAGGTCGGGCTGATCGAGGGCATCGCCGAATCCGTCACCCTGCTGATCAAGGTGTTCTCCGGCGCCTTCAGCGACTACCTCGGGCGGCGCAAGGGCCTGGCAGTGTTCGGCTACGGCCTGTCGGCGCTGGCCAAGCCGCTTTTCGCCCTGGCTGGCGGGCTGGGCATGGTCTTCGCCGCGCGCTGCATCGACCGGGTCGGCAAGGGCATCCGTGGCGCGCCGCGCGACGCCATGCTCGCCGACCTCACCCCGGCGGAGCTGCGTGGCGCCGCCTACGGCCTGCGCCAGGCGCTGGACACCCTCGGCGCCTTCCTCGGTCCGCTGCTGGCGGTAGCGCTGGTGGTGCTGTGGGCCGACGACTTCCGTTCGATCTTCTGGATGGCGGCGATTCCGGCGATGCTTGCCGTATTCCTCCTGCAAGTCGGCATCGAGGAGCAGGGCGCTCCAGCCGCGCTCCGGGCCAATCCGCTCGCTCGCGCAAGGCTGCGCCAGTTGCCGGCGGGTTTCTGGTGGGTGGTGGGAACCGGTGCTCTGTTCACCCTGGCGCGTTTCAGCGAGGCGTTCCTGATCCTGCGGGTGAATCAGTTCGGCCTGCCGCTGAAACTGATTCCCCTCGTTCTGGTGCTGATGAACCTGGTCTACGCACTCAGCGCCTACCCCTTCGGCTGGCTGTCGGATCGCATGGACCACCGGCTGCTGCTCGCCTTGGGCATGGCCGCGCTGATCCTGGCCGACCTGCTGCTCGGCACGGCCAGCCACCTTTCCATCGCGCTGCTCGGCGTGGCCCTGTGGGGCCTGCACATGGGCATGACCCAGGGATTGCTGGCGAGCATGGTCGCGGCCACTTCGCCGGCGAACCTGCGTGGCACGGCGTTCGGCCTGTTCAACCTGGTCAGCGGCGTGGCCATGCTGATCGCCAGCGCCGGCGCGGGCTTCGCCTGGCAGCTCTGGGGCGCGGCGACGGCCTTCTACATCGCCGCCGGCTTCAGCGCGGCGGGGCTGCTGGCGTTGTTGCTCTCGACCCTGCGCGTCAGTCCGCGCTGA